One Nostoc sp. CENA543 genomic window, AACATCAAACCACGACTCGCCGCTATCTCGATATTCAAACACAAAGCGACTGCGGATTAATTTTTGATATCCGTCATCGTCGCTGACTCTTTTATTCCGCTTGACATCCCTTAACAATTGCCATTCTGACTGGGAAATCGGTAACATCATTTCATTGCGGCGAGAACGTATCACTTGTTCTAAAGTTTTGCGGCTGAGGGGAAGTGACATTTCTTCCATAATCCAGCTATTCAACAGCCTCAGCAAGTCCCGCACATGACCACCACTCATGATACATAAACGCTCTAGGGTGCTAACGCTGTCAAAAATCTCGGTAATCTTTTCTGTGCGTGCTGCTGGTTCTAAGTCGGGAAAGGCTCTGGCTAATACCATCTGTTGCATTAACCCCATCCCCTCTTGATGGATACTGCCATCAGGATACACTACAGACACCATCGGTAAGACTTTGGGGTCTTCGTGAAATCGCTGGGTTAATGTGCCGTAATCATTGGAAAACTTCAGGGACAGGGGCATGGTGTAAACTAGGTGACAATCCAGCTTGGTGAGATATTCACCTTGGTCTACAAATAAATATTCCTGTTGTGGTCTTCCCCAAGGTTTGGGACTATTATCTATGCGGTCGAGGTTATCGACAATGACGACGAGTCCTTGTTTTCCTTGCTGCTTGAGTTTATTAATAGCTGGCTGCAATAATTCTTGATTAATAGCGTCTAATAGCTGAATTTTCTGCGGTGCAAGATATTGATTGATTTTCTCCCGGAGTTTAGGATCGCTTTTAATCTTGGTGGTGATTTCGCCAATACCCATAGATAGGGAGAGTTTTTCCTTCTCCGCACTAAAACCCACATCACCCACTACGGGAACTTTCGCTTTAACTCCCGTCACCTCAGCGTTAAGCAAGTTCAACGCGCCTTGCAACAGAGCATTAAATTTGTTGGTATCTTCCAAGATAATTTTATCGAGACTTTGACTAATGCGGCGTGCGATCGCCAGCAGCACATCAGCAATACCCACATCGGTAATTTCTAAGTCATCGGTAGACTCAAAATACACCACATGAAAGCCTAACCTTTCTAATTCTGCCTGTAGTCTAATCAGTTCGGTAGATTTCCCACAGCCAATATGTCCGGTAAATAATGTGCAAGTAGGTTCATCCGGCTGAAAAAAGGTGATTCTTTTTTTGAGAGTTTGAATAATGTCCCCACCACGCACCGATGAGAAATCAATATAAAACTTACTATCTAAGCTATTGTTAATGAACAGAGTCCGGCTAGGGTCTGTTGCTTTAAAGAATGCCCGTAAATCTATAGCCATAAATCTGGTAATCAAGCTGACATTGCCACTTTGTACAAGCTTGATTACCAGAATAAAATTTTTTACACCCTGTTCCTAAAATTTTCCAGTTTTTCTTAGAATTTAGCCAATTATCCAAAATCAAGCAACAGATGCAACACTGAAATCGTAGGTAAAAGCTTTAGAGACTTCCAGAGAATCAACTATCCAATTTATCTGCTTCACAACACTGTCTTTCACCTGCTCCCTGATCATTAAGGTGATTTTATATTTTTTAACTCACCATAACGGAAGGCTGCATAGGAATTTCTATGCAAAACTCACACCCCTGTCCAGGAATACAATTAAAACTCAGTTGTCCTTCGTGTTCTTCAACAATAATTTTGTAGCTAATAGATAGCCCTAATCCTGTACCTTTTCCTGGTGGCTTCGTCGTAAAAAATGGTTCAAAAATCCGCCCTTGAAAATTCTCTGGAATACCACAGCCATTGTCAGCAATAGTAATCATAATTTTCTGGTTATCATTTAACTTTGTTGAGATCACAATTTTGGGTTCGACAATAAATTTACCTAAGTTTGTGGACTCTTCTAAAGCATCAATGGCATTATTGAGCAAATTCATAAACACTTGATTAATCTGCGCTGCATAACAAAATACTTTAGGTAATTTGCTATATTTCCTAATCACTTTGATGGCTGGCAGATTATGTTTTGCTTGTAGCCGATGTTGTAAGATTAGCAGCGTACTTTCAATGCCTTCATGCAGGTCAATAGGCTTCATATCTGCTTCGTCTAATCGAGCGAAAGTCCTCAGTGATAAAACTAACTGAGCAATTCGCTCTGCGCCTATCCTCATAGATTTAATAATTCTTGGTAGGTCATCAGCAATATAATCAAAATCTAATTCTGTTAACTCTTCTTGAACTTCTTTGCATGGATTTGGGTAATTTTTTTGGTAAACAGAGATCAATTTTAATAAGCTATCTGCGTGTTCCTTAATATGGCTAATATTGCCGTAGATGAAATTAATTGGATTATTAATTTCATGGGCAACTCCTGCTACTAGTTGTCCCAAACTTGCCATTTTTTCAGCTTGAACTAGCTGGCTTTGAGTTGCTTGTAATTCTTTGAGGGCTTGGCTAATTTCTTCCTTTTGGCGTTGAGTTTCTGCGAGTAATTCTGCTTGTTGTAAAGCTACACCCAATTGAGTACCGACTTGAGTGAGTAAATACACTTCATCTTCTTGCCAAAATCGAGTGCCTGAGTTTTGATAAACTGCCAACAAACCCCACAGTCTTTGACCGTGGTAAATAGCAATAATCACATAGGCTCTAGCCTGATAAATTTCTAATACATTGAGATAGCAATCACTAAAGCCAGCGTTGTAAATATCATAACAAACGCGATAAACTTCACCTTTGCTAAACCGACCACCTTGTGTATCTTGTAAATAACTATCGACAACAGGAGCCTGAGCTAAATCTTTAGCACTACAGCTACTGACATTATCTTTGAGTTCTGGTCTTTGTAATTGTTCATCTATGAGGGAAATCCAGCCTTCTGCTACAGATTCATAGACAAATTCCCCACTCCAATCTTCATTAAAGCGATAGATAGCAACACGATCAGCATTGATTAATTTTCTGATTTCTGTAGTGCTAGTACGGAAAATTGTTTCTAAATCAAGGGACTGACGAATTTTTTCAATGGCGATCGCGATCGTCTTTTGCCATTCTATGGCTTTTTCTTGGGCTTTGGCCTGTGCTAGTTGTGTTGATTGACTGTGAACTTGTTCTATATATTCTGCTTGCTGTAAAGCTAACCCCAAATGTTCAGCGATTAATTTCACAAACTCGATTTCTGAAGTATTCCATTTTCGTTCAGCACGGCACCGACAAATACATAATAATCCCCACAAATCCCTACCCTTCATTAAAGGCGCAGCCAGATTTTCACAGGCTAGCAAATTCTCTCGCATCTGAATTTGATAGTGACTGACACCAGAATGAGAAATATCAGCGATGGCGTTAATTGCACCTTGTTGATCAAGTTGAGCAAATTCCTTGATTAAATCACAACTGTCTGATTCTGCTATTGATGGATAACTCAACTTCTGATCCACATCTTCATAGACAAATTCGCCTTCCCATCCCAAACCAGGATAAAACCGAAACACCCCAACCCTATCGGTGTTAAGTGATTGACGCACTTCCGTCACCGTAAACTTGAATATGCTATCTATGTCCAAAGACTCACGAATTTGGGCTATTACTTTAGACAAAGCTTCATTCATACTCTCTCGGTAATTTTTACATTGAGTCATAATTCTAGAATTCCCCAAAGCACCCAAGTATCTAACATGGAATTGTGGATTTTGATTGTTTAACCTCTTGATTAAAAAGTGAGGGACACGATAAACCAATACCGTGTCCCTACGAGAATATTCTTGAAAAAACTGCGTTGTGTTAATGCTTTAGTCAAGCATGGCAGTGATTAAACTACCATCTACAGTATAGGAAAAGACTACAAAATAAGCATTTTTGACAGTTGCCTTTTCCTCATAGAGAATCATCGCCGTTTGGGGGTACTGCGTCGCAAGTCGCGTTTTTCGTTATCTCGCAGACGGCGATCGCGCCATTCTGCCAATGTCAAATAACCAACACCGCCAGTGACTGCTAGTAACAGCACCAAGGCAACTAAGGCCAAAATACCCAGGAATGGATTTTCTACCATGCCTCTACAGTCCGTTACGACCCCATACTACCATTGCAATTGACCAAGTAAACACAACTAACAGTGATACCCAACCCAATGTCAAAATCATAGTTTTACTTTGGAAATTATTTACAAAACGTCTCTAATATTTATCATACTGGGGACTAGGAATTTTAGATTTTGGATTTTGGATTTTAGATTGATGGATTGACACTCAATCTGAAATCCACTCATTGAATTGCCCATTCCCCAATCCCTAATCCCTAATAATTAATTCAGATTATGAACCGAATTTTAGATCAGCAATACCTTGCAGAACGTTTAGAATCCCTGAAAGCCGGAATTATTGGGGCTTTTTCTTTAAGTTTTGCTTTTTTAATAACTAGTCTTGTCAATACCTTAGTGCTAGCCAAGTCTTTTCCTATACTCGTAAGTCTGCAAAGAGAATTAAACTGGTATTGGTTATTGAGTGGTGCGATCGCCGCTTTTTCTGGTTTACTATTCGGAGTCACTTACCGCTACATCATCCGCACCGATCAAAATCCGCACTTAAGTTCTGGTGGTGTGCTAGCCTTTGGTTTAGTGCGAGGCTTAAGTCAAACGGAAGCATTCAACACCCACACCCACCTTTTAGCCTTCGTAGTTTTAGTAGGTGAGAGTATATTATGGTTTGCGATCGCCGCGATCGCGATTGACACCGCAATTAAATTTGCTTGGTTAAAGCCTTTTGGTCAATAGTCATTAGTCATTAGTCAATAGTCATTAGTCATTAGTCATTAGTCATTAGTCATTAGTCATTAGTTGTTCTCCTCTGCTTCCCACACTCCCCACACTTCCCACACTCCCCACACTCCCCAATCCCCATGCCCAAAATCTTCGGCTATACACCTAAATTCCCTTGGCGTTCACACTTAAAACCCTGATTTCGCCAAGCTTGTATATCTACATCACTCAACTGAGTGATGTTAGAACATTGGGGATGAATAAATTGACTCAAAATAGCCCACAGTATACTACGTATAACATCTAGTGCGGTTTTTAACCAAGATTCACGATTGCCGGGGACACCAACTTCTTCCACCGCTTCAACTTCTACCCATATGCCGTGCGAGCCAAAAAGAATTTGTGACATCCATTGGGCGCGGGGTAAGTGGGTAGGAGAGGTAATCAGTTTGACTTTGTTTACTCCCCATTTCCGTAAAATTGGGATTCCGTAATAAAAATTGTCAAATGTAGAATTAGCACATTTTTCTAACCACACGTTTTCTAAATCTGCGGCTTCTCTTTGAAAAATTAGCCATATACAAGGGTCTTTAGAACCTTGGGAAATTAAAATAGGAATCTGTGGATTTTGTTTTGCTATTTGGGCAATATAAATTTCACGGCGAATGCTGCCACCCAGGACAAAAAAGGCATCGGCTGGTTTTGTGGAAGCGACAACTAGGTTAGTAGCTATAATAATTAACCAAATCCCCAGTAACAAGCATAGAGCTAAACCAAGTTTTTGTAGCAACGGCAACTGTTTGCGGAATTTACTACCCTGGATAATCGAGGAATTCTTGCTAAAGTTGTGTCTCATGTTATTAGGACAAAACAACTGATTAACTTAGTTGAAAAAAACCGGCATTTTTAACGATGAAATGCTATCTTAGGAAATTAATATAGGGTGTAAATAAGACGGTTATATAACTGTCACACTATTGTCACAAAGTTAAATTAGATTAGCAAACAAGGTAAAAAAGTCCACTCACAAGTTTTCACAAAATCAAGGCAAGATCCTAGCATGATTCAGAGGGGAAAATTATGAGGGAAGCGTAGCTGCAAGTTGAGTATAAAAACTTAAGAAACTTCTAAAAGCCTGATTGCTAAACTGTCAACACCACCGTAAATTCCTGCTGATATACATGAATCAATCTGCGAAACGTCACTCGCTGCTCCAAGTAGCTCTGATTGGAGGAGCGATCGCCACAACTGCCACAGTATCCGTATTTGGCCCTGCTTGGACTCGGAGTGTTCGTGCTGCACTCCAAGATAGTCCTAAAGCATTGGTTGACCAAGTATGGCAAATAGTCAATAGCGAATATGTTGACGGCACATTTAATCAAAAAAACTGGCTAGCAGCAAGGCAAAGTCTATTAAGCAAAGACTACTCATCGAAAGAAGAGGCGTATATAGCCATTCGGGAAGCTTTACAACAGCTAAACGATCCATACACTCGGTTTATGACTCCCTCTCAGTTTGAAGCCTTAACCAATCAAACCTCTGGGGAAGTCTCTGGGATCGGCATTCGGATGGAAATTAACGAAAGCACCAAGCGATTGACTATTGTCGAAGCCATAGAAAATTCCCCAGCATTGAAAGCCGGCATTAAACCAGGGGATGAAATTTTGGCAATTGATGGCAACTCTACTCAGTCTATGAAAATAGATGATGCCTCCAAACTAATTCGCGGTAAGGCTGGCAGCAAAATTACCCTGCGTCTAGGACGTAGCGGCCGTAGTGCTTTTGATGTGCAGTTGACAAGAGCCACCATCGAAGTTCCAACCGTTTTTTCCTCCGTCAAGCAAGAAGGCAACCGTCGTATCGGTTATATTCGGTTACGTGAATTTAGCTCCCATGCAGCTGAACAAATGCAACGAGCGATTCGCGATTTAAACGGTAAAAAAGTTGATGCCTTTGTCTTAGATTTACGTGGTAATCCAGGCGGATTATTACAAGCTAGCATTGAAATTGCCCGGATGTGGTTAGATGATGGCGGGATTGTACGTACAGTCAACCGCAAAGGCATGAATGAAGATACAAAAGCTAACCGCACCGCTTTAACAAAACTACCTTTAGCCGTATTAGTAGACGGAAATTCCGCCAGTGCTAGCGAAATTCTCACAGGCGCGCTCAAGGATAATAAACGCGCAGTGGTAGTTGGTAGTCAAACTTTCGGTAAAGCCTTGGTGCAGTCTGTCCATGAATTATCAGATGGTTCTGGGTTAGCTGTCACTATCGCCCACTACTACACCCCCAATGGCACAGATATCAACCATAAAGGGATTACACCAGATATTAAATTAGACCTGACAGAAGCTCAAGAACGTTTACTAGCTTCTAATCCTAATTTAATTGGTACACCAAACGATCCTCAATACAGTCGAGCGATCGCCATTTTATCTACTAATAGCTTTGCCCAATCTTCCGGCAATCAGACACCCCGGCCTTTAAGTGTCCGCGCCCAAGACTTACAATATTAAACATCCGTACATTGACGATTTATTTATCAGGTGTTGTTCTTCAAATATCAGCAATTTTTTCATTTCTACCCTTAGAGTCTTAACCAGCTCCTCACAAGACCGTTATATGATGGTGAATCGGGAATACTAAGTCAGGGACTGGGGATTAGGGACTAGGGATGGGTTAAACACATCTTTAATTCCTCCCCCTACAACCCTATACCCCTATACCCCCATACCCTTATTCATCATGAATGATCAAAAACTTGATGCAACCACCGCTACCAGCTTTTTGCCAATGGTTTCGGTGGTTGTTCCTATTTATAATGGTGAAGCAGATTTACCAGATTTAATGAATTGTCTGGTGTCTCAAATCTACCCACCAGACAAAGTAGAGTACCTAATAGTAGATAATAATAGTCGCGATCGCACCTTAGACGCTCTCAAAACCACCGCACTCCATAGCCTAATTACCATTCGCCCCTTGAGTGAAAACCAAATACAAAGTTCGTATGCGGCTCGTAATCAAGGAATTCGGGCGGCTGTGGGCGAAATTATCGCCTTCACCGATGCTGATTGCCGTCCCCAACCCCAATGGCTCACATCACTAATTCAGCCTTTTGTCAACCAAGATGTGGTAATTGTGGCAGGGGAAATTACAGCACTGCCAGGTACAACGCTTTTAGAAGAACACGCAGAACGCCAAGCCACTCTTTCGCAAAAACACACCCTGGCTCATCCCTTTTGTCCTTACGGTCAAACTGCTAACTTAGCAATACGTCGGAGTGTTTT contains:
- the petN gene encoding cytochrome b6-f complex subunit PetN encodes the protein MILTLGWVSLLVVFTWSIAMVVWGRNGL
- a CDS encoding P-loop NTPase fold protein — encoded protein: MAIDLRAFFKATDPSRTLFINNSLDSKFYIDFSSVRGGDIIQTLKKRITFFQPDEPTCTLFTGHIGCGKSTELIRLQAELERLGFHVVYFESTDDLEITDVGIADVLLAIARRISQSLDKIILEDTNKFNALLQGALNLLNAEVTGVKAKVPVVGDVGFSAEKEKLSLSMGIGEITTKIKSDPKLREKINQYLAPQKIQLLDAINQELLQPAINKLKQQGKQGLVVIVDNLDRIDNSPKPWGRPQQEYLFVDQGEYLTKLDCHLVYTMPLSLKFSNDYGTLTQRFHEDPKVLPMVSVVYPDGSIHQEGMGLMQQMVLARAFPDLEPAARTEKITEIFDSVSTLERLCIMSGGHVRDLLRLLNSWIMEEMSLPLSRKTLEQVIRSRRNEMMLPISQSEWQLLRDVKRNKRVSDDDGYQKLIRSRFVFEYRDSGESWFDVNPILAEARELNE
- a CDS encoding GAF domain-containing protein, which translates into the protein MNEALSKVIAQIRESLDIDSIFKFTVTEVRQSLNTDRVGVFRFYPGLGWEGEFVYEDVDQKLSYPSIAESDSCDLIKEFAQLDQQGAINAIADISHSGVSHYQIQMRENLLACENLAAPLMKGRDLWGLLCICRCRAERKWNTSEIEFVKLIAEHLGLALQQAEYIEQVHSQSTQLAQAKAQEKAIEWQKTIAIAIEKIRQSLDLETIFRTSTTEIRKLINADRVAIYRFNEDWSGEFVYESVAEGWISLIDEQLQRPELKDNVSSCSAKDLAQAPVVDSYLQDTQGGRFSKGEVYRVCYDIYNAGFSDCYLNVLEIYQARAYVIIAIYHGQRLWGLLAVYQNSGTRFWQEDEVYLLTQVGTQLGVALQQAELLAETQRQKEEISQALKELQATQSQLVQAEKMASLGQLVAGVAHEINNPINFIYGNISHIKEHADSLLKLISVYQKNYPNPCKEVQEELTELDFDYIADDLPRIIKSMRIGAERIAQLVLSLRTFARLDEADMKPIDLHEGIESTLLILQHRLQAKHNLPAIKVIRKYSKLPKVFCYAAQINQVFMNLLNNAIDALEESTNLGKFIVEPKIVISTKLNDNQKIMITIADNGCGIPENFQGRIFEPFFTTKPPGKGTGLGLSISYKIIVEEHEGQLSFNCIPGQGCEFCIEIPMQPSVMVS
- a CDS encoding glycosyltransferase family 2 protein, which encodes MNDQKLDATTATSFLPMVSVVVPIYNGEADLPDLMNCLVSQIYPPDKVEYLIVDNNSRDRTLDALKTTALHSLITIRPLSENQIQSSYAARNQGIRAAVGEIIAFTDADCRPQPQWLTSLIQPFVNQDVVIVAGEITALPGTTLLEEHAERQATLSQKHTLAHPFCPYGQTANLAIRRSVFAQSGLFRPYLTTGGDADICWRILRANLGKLEFAPDAIVQHRHRMTLPELASQWRRYGRSNRYLHELHGIDLMPDTKIKDISYRLVRWLLKDLPKNSVRAIAGQATLVDLLDTPLSLYTARQRTMGQRNAQLPEAAKTIAWLEEI
- the ctpB gene encoding carboxyl-terminal processing protease CtpB; translation: MNQSAKRHSLLQVALIGGAIATTATVSVFGPAWTRSVRAALQDSPKALVDQVWQIVNSEYVDGTFNQKNWLAARQSLLSKDYSSKEEAYIAIREALQQLNDPYTRFMTPSQFEALTNQTSGEVSGIGIRMEINESTKRLTIVEAIENSPALKAGIKPGDEILAIDGNSTQSMKIDDASKLIRGKAGSKITLRLGRSGRSAFDVQLTRATIEVPTVFSSVKQEGNRRIGYIRLREFSSHAAEQMQRAIRDLNGKKVDAFVLDLRGNPGGLLQASIEIARMWLDDGGIVRTVNRKGMNEDTKANRTALTKLPLAVLVDGNSASASEILTGALKDNKRAVVVGSQTFGKALVQSVHELSDGSGLAVTIAHYYTPNGTDINHKGITPDIKLDLTEAQERLLASNPNLIGTPNDPQYSRAIAILSTNSFAQSSGNQTPRPLSVRAQDLQY
- a CDS encoding YdcF family protein, which gives rise to MRHNFSKNSSIIQGSKFRKQLPLLQKLGLALCLLLGIWLIIIATNLVVASTKPADAFFVLGGSIRREIYIAQIAKQNPQIPILISQGSKDPCIWLIFQREAADLENVWLEKCANSTFDNFYYGIPILRKWGVNKVKLITSPTHLPRAQWMSQILFGSHGIWVEVEAVEEVGVPGNRESWLKTALDVIRSILWAILSQFIHPQCSNITQLSDVDIQAWRNQGFKCERQGNLGV